In the Paenibacillus pabuli genome, one interval contains:
- a CDS encoding amidase codes for MSSFSYTSYDAIGLAELVRAREVSPVELLEAAYARMEEVNPQLNAVIRTYETRAREEAGYVRPGEQPFAGVPLLLKDISQSLEGEILTSGSRLLKDHRALRNSNFVSRLRDAGFVIIGHTNTPEFGLKNITEPRLHGPSRNPWSTNHSPGGSSGGAAAAVASGIVPLAGASDGGGSIRIPASFSGLFGLKPTRGRTPVGPGVGRQWQGASIDFALSRTVRDSAALLDTLQVIQPEAAFHAPLFPGSYLADMNYPHQRKLRIAYTTDSPVGTPVCEDAKEAVYKLVRWLEEQGHHVEEKLSPVNGVRLMQNYYMMNSGEMAAMIASMEHAMGRPLTSSDMEIESWVLAEAGKKVSAAEFVHSLAEWDVAAAQMSTLFERYDFYVTPVNAFPAPKVGELTPHEEQIQHLMQISELDKVHQQQLIYEMFEPSLTYTPFTQLANLTGQPAMSVPLHLTPDGLPMGVQVMATKGREDWLLHLAGQLEASGLWIGMKGNPLFPD; via the coding sequence ATGTCTTCATTTTCATATACGTCCTATGATGCCATAGGTCTGGCTGAACTGGTTCGGGCGCGGGAAGTTTCCCCCGTTGAATTGCTGGAAGCGGCATACGCACGTATGGAAGAAGTTAACCCTCAGCTTAATGCGGTCATTCGTACATATGAAACACGTGCACGCGAGGAAGCTGGCTACGTTCGTCCAGGCGAACAGCCTTTTGCAGGCGTGCCATTACTCCTCAAAGACATCTCGCAGTCGCTAGAAGGGGAAATTCTGACTTCCGGTTCCCGTCTTCTGAAGGATCATCGGGCATTACGCAATTCCAACTTTGTATCCCGACTCCGTGATGCTGGCTTCGTCATCATTGGACATACGAATACACCGGAATTCGGCCTCAAAAATATTACTGAACCACGTCTTCACGGCCCGAGTCGCAATCCATGGAGCACAAACCATTCTCCAGGAGGTTCAAGCGGCGGCGCAGCTGCTGCTGTGGCTTCGGGAATTGTTCCGCTCGCCGGAGCCAGTGATGGCGGTGGTTCGATCCGGATTCCCGCCTCCTTTAGCGGACTTTTCGGACTAAAACCCACTCGCGGACGGACTCCTGTAGGGCCCGGTGTTGGCCGGCAATGGCAAGGTGCATCCATCGACTTTGCGTTATCCCGTACGGTGCGAGACAGTGCAGCCCTGTTGGATACACTGCAGGTCATTCAGCCTGAAGCCGCGTTCCATGCCCCACTCTTTCCGGGCAGTTACCTGGCAGATATGAACTATCCACATCAACGCAAACTGAGGATTGCTTATACCACGGATTCGCCGGTGGGAACACCCGTATGTGAGGATGCGAAGGAAGCGGTATACAAACTGGTCCGCTGGCTGGAGGAACAAGGTCATCATGTTGAGGAAAAACTGAGCCCGGTCAATGGCGTTCGGTTGATGCAGAACTATTACATGATGAACAGCGGTGAAATGGCGGCGATGATCGCCTCCATGGAACATGCGATGGGCAGACCTTTGACATCGAGTGATATGGAGATTGAATCTTGGGTTCTGGCTGAAGCAGGCAAAAAGGTATCGGCTGCAGAATTCGTTCACAGTCTTGCAGAATGGGACGTAGCCGCCGCGCAGATGTCAACGCTCTTCGAGCGATATGACTTCTATGTAACACCCGTTAATGCCTTTCCTGCACCAAAAGTTGGAGAACTGACTCCTCATGAGGAGCAAATCCAGCATCTGATGCAGATTAGCGAATTGGACAAGGTGCATCAGCAGCAATTAATCTATGAGATGTTTGAGCCAAGTCTCACCTACACCCCATTCACCCAGCTCGCAAATCTGACAGGCCAGCCTGCGATGAGCGTTCCGCTACACCTGACACCTGATGGCTTGCCAATGGGCGTACAGGTTATGGCAACCAAAGGGCGTGAAGACTGGCTGCTCCATCTGGCTGGTCAGTTGGAAGCATCCGGACTTTGGATCGGAATGAAGGGAAATCCACTTTTCCCTGATTAA
- a CDS encoding DMT family transporter: MEKTQHASTVYRKERSNTGFWLVVLGAALWGVDPLFRIILLQTMTSTQIVLVEHIIVSLIAIPVLWKFRADLKNLRARHWIAVIFISWGGSALATVLFTLALTHNDPNTVLLLQKMQPIFAIVLAKFLLKETLPRRFGWLFIVALIGTYLLTFGFTLPLGNWNNWIHAGSLLSLGAAALWGGSTVMGRLMLGQTRYETVTSLRFVVALPLLILMTWNEGAAWTLPSGAGEQAAVGLNILGQALLPGLLSLLLYYKGLSSTKASVATLAELSFPMAGVLVNWIAFRTLITWEQLIGFVLIWIALFAISKQQERSTTASDAAPKLRAE; encoded by the coding sequence ATGGAAAAGACACAGCATGCATCAACCGTTTATCGCAAGGAACGAAGCAATACCGGATTTTGGCTCGTTGTTCTCGGTGCAGCCCTTTGGGGCGTAGATCCATTGTTCCGCATTATTTTGCTGCAAACGATGACCTCCACTCAAATTGTACTGGTGGAACATATCATCGTGAGCTTAATAGCTATACCTGTCTTATGGAAATTCCGCGCCGACCTGAAAAATCTGCGAGCCCGTCACTGGATCGCTGTTATCTTTATCTCATGGGGCGGCTCAGCACTGGCAACGGTCCTATTCACGCTGGCACTGACACATAATGATCCCAATACCGTCTTGTTGCTGCAAAAAATGCAGCCCATCTTCGCGATTGTTTTGGCTAAGTTCTTATTAAAGGAAACACTACCGCGCCGTTTCGGCTGGTTATTTATTGTTGCTCTCATCGGAACCTATCTGCTTACATTTGGATTCACACTTCCGCTTGGAAACTGGAACAACTGGATTCATGCGGGCAGCCTGTTGTCACTTGGCGCTGCTGCCTTATGGGGTGGCTCTACGGTAATGGGACGACTGATGCTGGGGCAAACCCGTTATGAGACGGTCACCTCGCTCCGCTTCGTCGTTGCTCTTCCGCTTTTGATTCTCATGACCTGGAACGAAGGTGCAGCTTGGACCTTGCCATCCGGTGCAGGAGAACAGGCGGCTGTTGGGCTCAACATTTTGGGGCAGGCGCTTTTGCCTGGTTTGCTGAGTCTGTTGTTATACTATAAAGGCCTCTCTTCCACGAAAGCCTCTGTGGCCACACTGGCTGAGCTGAGCTTCCCAATGGCTGGTGTGCTTGTGAACTGGATTGCGTTCCGGACGCTTATCACTTGGGAACAGTTGATTGGATTCGTTCTGATCTGGATTGCATTGTTCGCCATCTCCAAACAGCAGGAACGATCTACCACAGCTTCAGACGCAGCTCCTAAGCTTCGGGCCGAGTAA
- a CDS encoding sigma factor-like helix-turn-helix DNA-binding protein, with protein sequence MDVTKEVRRAQRGNVQAFENLIQAHKVVMYLLKAFEKIKTLREPVFFKTWLLRIVINECNLIHRQNKKVTDLSDFAVPFTFENGYGQIELEQLLEALPGEDRRLLEQYHINDISIKDLAEIYQKSENTIKTRLRRARENARHILEKQEGYAWKNGSSN encoded by the coding sequence TTGGACGTAACCAAAGAAGTAAGAAGAGCTCAAAGAGGCAACGTTCAAGCTTTCGAGAATCTGATACAAGCACATAAAGTCGTTATGTACCTTCTAAAAGCGTTCGAAAAGATCAAGACACTGCGAGAGCCTGTTTTTTTCAAAACTTGGCTGCTACGGATTGTCATTAACGAATGTAACCTGATTCATCGGCAAAATAAAAAAGTGACGGACCTCAGTGATTTTGCTGTTCCTTTTACATTTGAGAATGGATATGGACAGATCGAATTGGAACAGCTACTCGAGGCGTTACCCGGAGAAGACAGGCGACTCCTTGAGCAGTATCACATTAATGATATCTCCATCAAGGATTTGGCTGAGATCTATCAGAAGTCTGAGAACACGATCAAAACGAGGTTACGCCGCGCTCGTGAAAATGCACGACATATCTTGGAGAAGCAGGAGGGCTATGCATGGAAAAATGGGAGCAGCAACTAA
- a CDS encoding spore germination protein, which yields MTESSGTNTNDECITENLNESIAKIQEIFTNTHDLIIRKLWIKQTGEQAAIIYMDEMTDKTMLHHDVLAPLQLESGNPSEDFITTVGNVKPQSKWAELKLAIMIGYSVLFIDGRSEAYTLDTKGIPQRAIEDPQQEPSLKGAHHGFIENGAQNIAMIRRYIADKELKLKRYIVGTRGQTAVSLLYLEDVVEPEVVKVLEERIQSIDVDAIINTGELVEFIEDQPLALLPQIITTERPDTAASRIL from the coding sequence GTGACTGAGTCATCTGGAACGAACACGAATGATGAATGCATAACTGAAAACTTGAACGAATCCATTGCCAAAATTCAAGAAATCTTTACGAATACTCATGACTTGATCATTCGAAAGTTGTGGATCAAACAAACTGGTGAACAGGCAGCCATCATTTACATGGACGAAATGACTGACAAAACGATGCTTCATCACGACGTTCTTGCACCACTTCAGCTGGAGTCCGGTAATCCTTCCGAAGACTTCATCACGACCGTGGGGAATGTGAAACCTCAATCCAAGTGGGCAGAGCTTAAGCTTGCCATTATGATTGGCTACAGTGTGCTTTTCATCGATGGGCGAAGTGAAGCCTATACACTGGATACCAAAGGTATTCCTCAACGTGCAATTGAGGACCCTCAGCAAGAGCCTTCATTGAAAGGGGCGCATCATGGATTTATAGAAAACGGTGCACAAAATATAGCCATGATTCGACGTTATATTGCGGACAAAGAATTAAAGCTAAAACGGTATATTGTTGGGACACGCGGACAGACGGCCGTATCCCTGCTTTATTTGGAGGACGTGGTTGAACCTGAGGTCGTTAAAGTTCTTGAAGAACGCATTCAATCCATTGATGTGGACGCCATTATTAACACGGGCGAATTAGTTGAGTTTATTGAAGACCAACCGCTTGCCTTGCTTCCGCAGATTATTACGACTGAAAGACCGGATACTGCTGCTTCGCGAATACTTTAA
- a CDS encoding DUF4179 domain-containing protein, with protein MEKWEQQLKEQVNRPLPENMDMFMTQTLSELSTNQKHKRLHKRLFYASTAVVASLAFTVGIASLSPAFADAVKSIPIIGSVFELIGEDGVKKASKLGLSQKLNQQVRIGDQDITFTESLYDGSNINLGWITSDHDKNIYEFLNNISYTVNGKRISDYAANAPALKLENGTYGGLLQIDPKDKLPDKFTLGVVSRDEKTTYVEISVERQGSYLTIPIAKSGMWNDYEMNYDALALYPTTTELTFRLQGTNSAIGILKFMVRDERGHVLRTTGNQFSSAQNNSEYKYLFEPFNSKPNKVTITPYISTAYTTEKLNLEWKGRPITVPQGAVGSIIVLDQQWEKNQLTLTFEVTGERINEQVSNIWLYDRMGNSFPRVNPPIRIEGSDKYEVTFANVNSTESIQIATPVFNPTNYLQDLEVTVDLEKTN; from the coding sequence ATGGAAAAATGGGAGCAGCAACTAAAGGAACAAGTGAATCGTCCACTTCCTGAAAACATGGATATGTTCATGACCCAAACGCTTAGCGAACTATCAACAAATCAAAAACATAAAAGGTTACATAAACGATTGTTCTATGCATCCACAGCAGTAGTTGCTTCGTTAGCCTTTACGGTAGGCATAGCGTCTTTGTCTCCTGCATTTGCAGATGCTGTGAAGTCCATTCCGATCATTGGATCTGTCTTTGAGTTAATAGGGGAGGATGGAGTGAAAAAAGCTAGCAAGCTAGGATTATCACAGAAGCTCAATCAGCAGGTACGAATTGGTGATCAGGACATTACGTTTACAGAGAGTCTATACGACGGTTCTAATATAAACCTTGGCTGGATTACATCGGATCATGACAAAAATATCTATGAGTTTTTGAATAACATCAGTTATACAGTGAATGGTAAGCGCATTTCAGATTACGCTGCGAATGCTCCTGCTCTTAAGTTGGAAAATGGCACTTATGGTGGATTGCTTCAGATTGATCCCAAAGATAAGCTGCCAGACAAATTTACCCTGGGTGTTGTGTCCCGTGATGAGAAAACAACCTACGTTGAAATTTCGGTTGAGCGTCAAGGAAGTTATCTAACGATTCCAATTGCCAAATCGGGAATGTGGAACGACTATGAAATGAATTATGATGCACTTGCGCTGTATCCAACGACAACGGAGTTGACCTTTCGCCTACAAGGTACTAATAGTGCAATCGGGATTTTAAAATTTATGGTGAGGGATGAGCGTGGTCATGTTTTGAGAACCACTGGTAACCAATTCTCGAGTGCTCAAAACAATAGTGAGTACAAGTACCTTTTTGAACCCTTTAACTCTAAGCCCAACAAAGTCACAATCACGCCTTATATAAGTACAGCCTATACAACGGAAAAATTAAACTTGGAATGGAAAGGGAGACCGATAACCGTTCCACAAGGAGCAGTGGGATCTATCATTGTATTGGATCAGCAATGGGAGAAAAACCAACTGACCCTTACTTTTGAAGTCACAGGAGAACGCATTAATGAACAAGTAAGCAATATTTGGCTTTACGATCGAATGGGTAATTCATTTCCAAGAGTCAACCCACCCATTCGGATTGAAGGTAGCGATAAGTATGAGGTCACGTTTGCCAACGTCAACAGCACGGAGTCCATACAGATCGCCACACCTGTATTCAATCCAACGAATTATCTCCAGGACCTTGAAGTCACAGTTGATTTAGAAAAAACGAACTGA